From a single Ciconia boyciana chromosome 4, ASM3463844v1, whole genome shotgun sequence genomic region:
- the LOC140650741 gene encoding LOW QUALITY PROTEIN: adenosine 5'-monophosphoramidase HINT2-like (The sequence of the model RefSeq protein was modified relative to this genomic sequence to represent the inferred CDS: deleted 1 base in 1 codon) — MHQYMLEADRLESSFAEKDVGVSWWTPKLNVSRQNSTCSYNSLFRDLVARPQGRSTTRHRSLRGLAQRLLPPPPGRIPPRPEGTQAPRAPVSTRSTRADPPRGRGQAKTTDETANRDAGSAGGDLAAQWAPRRAWPSGGSAGATTGVVVADEIIGARAARSGGATTVFGKIIGKALPANVIYEDEECLAFHDLSPQAPTLFLVVPKEPIIRLSEAEDSGESLLGHLMIVGKMRAAHLGLTNGFRTVVDEGPEGGQSVCHVHLRILGGRQLGWPPG, encoded by the exons atgcaccagtatatgctggaGGCGGaccggctggaaagcagctttgcagaaaaggacgtGGGGGtctcctggtggacaccaaagTTGAACGTGAGCCGACA AAATAGTACTTGTAGCTACAACAGCCTCTTCCGAGACCTCGTTGCCCGCCCACAGGGTCGCAGCACTACACGGCACAGGTCCCTCCGCGGACTCGCCCAACgtcttctccctccacccccaggtCGGATCCCTCCGCGCCCCGAGGGCACGCAAGCGCCCCGAGCCCCGGTAAGCACCAGGTCGACGAGGGCGGACCCGCCAAGGGGGCGAGGACAAGCGAAAACGACAGACGAGACAGCCAATCGGGACGCGGGATCGGCCGGCGGCGATCTGGCGGCCCAATGGGCGCCGCGGAGGGCCTGGCCGAGTGGAGGAAGCGCGGGGGCGACAACGGGCGTTGTCGTGGCTGACGAGATTATTGGGGCGCGGGCCGCCCGGTCCGGTGGCGCCACTACTGTCTTCGGAAAGATCATCGGCAAGGCGCTT CCCGCCAACGTCATCTACGAGGACGAGGAG TGCCTTGCGTTCCATGATCTTTCACCCCAAGCTCCGACGCTTTTCCTAGTCGTGCCTAAGGAGCCAATTATCAGGCTATCTGAAGCAGAAGATTCTGGTGAATCT cttcttgggcaTTTAATGATTGTTGGCAAGATGCGTGCTGCTCACCTGGGCCTGACCAATGGATTCCGGACGGTTGTGGATGAAGGGCCCGAGGGTGGGCAGTCTGTCTGTCACGTACATCTACGTATTCTGGGTGGCCGTCAGTTGGGCTGGCCGCCTGGCTAA
- the LOC140650744 gene encoding LOW QUALITY PROTEIN: adenosine 5'-monophosphoramidase HINT1-like (The sequence of the model RefSeq protein was modified relative to this genomic sequence to represent the inferred CDS: deleted 1 base in 1 codon) has protein sequence MHQYMLEADRLESSFAEKDVGGLLVDTKVERRIPPRPEGTQAPRAPVSTRSTRADPPRGRGQAKTTDETANRDAGSAGGDLAAQWAPRRAWPSGGSAGATTGVVVADEIIGARAARSGGATTVFGKIIGKALPANVIYEDEECLAFHDLSPQAPTLFLVVPKEPIIRLSEAEDSGESLLGHLMIVGKMRAAHLGLTNGFRTVVDEGPEGGQSVCHVHLRILGGRQLGWPPG, from the exons atgcaccagtatatgctggaGGCGGaccggctggaaagcagctttgcagaaaaggacgtGGGGGGgctcctggtggacaccaaagTTGAAC gtCGGATCCCTCCGCGCCCCGAGGGCACGCAAGCGCCCCGAGCCCCGGTAAGCACCAGGTCGACGAGGGCGGACCCGCCAAGGGGGCGAGGACAAGCGAAAACGACAGACGAGACAGCCAATCGGGACGCGGGATCGGCCGGCGGCGATCTGGCGGCCCAATGGGCGCCGCGGAGGGCCTGGCCGAGTGGAGGAAGCGCGGGGGCGACAACGGGCGTTGTCGTGGCTGACGAGATTATTGGGGCGCGGGCCGCCCGGTCCGGTGGCGCCACTACTGTCTTCGGAAAGATCATCGGCAAGGCGCTT CCCGCCAACGTCATCTACGAGGACGAGGAG TGCCTTGCGTTCCATGATCTTTCACCCCAAGCTCCGACGCTTTTCCTAGTCGTGCCTAAGGAGCCAATTATCAGGCTATCTGAAGCAGAAGATTCTGGTGAATCT cttcttgggcaTTTAATGATTGTTGGCAAGATGCGTGCTGCTCACCTGGGCCTGACCAATGGGTTCCGGACGGTTGTGGATGAAGGGCCCGAGGGTGGGCAGTCTGTCTGTCACGTACATCTACGTATTCTGGGTGGCCGTCAGTTGGGCTGGCCGCCTGGCTAA